A DNA window from Hydrogenophaga taeniospiralis contains the following coding sequences:
- a CDS encoding flavin monoamine oxidase family protein, with protein sequence MNTTRPATAPVTIFGPDFPFAFDDWITHPQGLGELPPERLGSEVAIVGAGMAGMVAAYELMKLGLKPVVYEASRMGGRLRSQPFEGGQGVVAELGGMRFPASSTAFFHYVNRLGLRTRPFPNPLTPAAGCTVIDLEGQTHWARDLADLPPLFAEVAEAWASALEDGAGFSGLQQALRERDVPRLKALWDRLVPLWDDRTFYDFVAQSPAFAALSFRHREVFGQVGFGTGGWDSDFPNSMLEILRVVLTGCDENQHLIVGGAQQVPVGLWHHAPAAHELRHWPAGTTLAGLHHGAPRPGVTAIARAPDGQLALTDTWGNTRHYPAALTTCQSWLLTTQIAVEETLFSQKHWMALDRTRYMQSSKTFVMVDRPFWNDLKANGWPTLGMTLTDRLTRGTYLFDNGPDQPGVICLSYAWMGDALKMLPHDTHKRVQLALSALQKIYPDVDIASHIVGDPISVSWEADPHFLGAFKGALPGHYRYNHRMYSHFMQDAFPEAERGIFIAGDDVSWTPAWVEGAVQTSLNAVWGIVRHLGGRCHAANPGPGDVFAQIGPMALPE encoded by the coding sequence ATGAACACCACCCGCCCCGCCACCGCCCCCGTCACCATCTTCGGCCCGGACTTCCCATTCGCCTTTGACGACTGGATCACCCACCCGCAGGGGCTGGGCGAGCTGCCGCCGGAGCGGCTGGGCAGCGAGGTCGCCATCGTGGGCGCGGGCATGGCCGGCATGGTGGCGGCCTACGAGCTGATGAAACTGGGCTTGAAGCCGGTGGTCTACGAGGCTTCGCGCATGGGCGGGCGGCTGCGCTCGCAGCCGTTTGAGGGCGGCCAGGGCGTGGTGGCCGAGCTCGGCGGCATGCGCTTTCCGGCGTCGAGCACGGCGTTTTTCCATTACGTGAACCGGCTCGGCCTGCGGACCCGGCCCTTCCCCAACCCGCTCACGCCCGCCGCGGGCTGCACCGTGATCGACCTCGAAGGCCAGACCCACTGGGCGCGCGACCTGGCCGATCTGCCGCCGCTGTTTGCCGAGGTGGCCGAAGCCTGGGCCAGCGCGCTGGAAGACGGCGCCGGCTTCAGCGGCCTGCAGCAGGCGCTGCGCGAGCGCGACGTGCCGCGCCTCAAAGCCCTGTGGGACCGCCTGGTGCCGCTGTGGGACGACCGCACCTTTTACGACTTCGTGGCGCAGTCCCCCGCCTTTGCCGCGCTCTCGTTCCGCCACCGCGAGGTGTTTGGCCAGGTGGGCTTCGGCACCGGCGGCTGGGACTCGGACTTCCCCAACTCCATGCTGGAGATCCTGCGTGTGGTGCTCACGGGCTGCGACGAAAACCAGCACCTGATCGTGGGCGGCGCCCAGCAGGTGCCCGTGGGCCTGTGGCACCACGCGCCCGCCGCGCACGAGCTGCGCCACTGGCCGGCGGGCACCACGCTGGCCGGCCTGCACCACGGCGCGCCGCGCCCGGGCGTGACGGCCATCGCGCGCGCGCCCGACGGCCAGCTCGCGCTGACCGACACCTGGGGCAACACGCGCCACTACCCGGCCGCGCTCACCACCTGCCAGAGCTGGCTGCTGACCACGCAGATCGCGGTGGAAGAGACGCTGTTTTCGCAGAAGCACTGGATGGCGCTGGACCGCACGCGCTACATGCAGTCGAGCAAGACCTTCGTCATGGTGGACCGCCCGTTCTGGAACGACCTGAAGGCCAACGGCTGGCCCACGCTGGGCATGACGCTCACCGACCGCCTCACGCGCGGCACCTACCTGTTCGACAACGGGCCGGACCAGCCGGGCGTGATCTGCTTGAGTTACGCCTGGATGGGCGACGCGCTCAAGATGCTGCCGCACGACACGCACAAGCGCGTGCAGCTCGCACTTTCGGCGCTGCAGAAGATCTACCCCGACGTGGACATCGCCAGCCACATCGTGGGCGACCCGATCAGCGTGTCGTGGGAAGCCGACCCGCATTTCCTCGGCGCCTTCAAGGGCGCCCTGCCCGGCCACTACCGCTACAACCACCGCATGTACAGCCACTTCATGCAAGACGCCTTTCCCGAGGCCGAGCGCGGCATCTTCATCGCCGGCGACGACGTGTCGTGGACGCCGGCCTGGGTCGAGGGTGCGGTACAGACCTCGCTGAACGCGGTCTGGGGCATCGTGCGCCACCTGGGCGGACGGTGCCACGCCGCGAAC
- a CDS encoding LysE/ArgO family amino acid transporter, whose protein sequence is MSALAFTLPPLPAFLSPAFTAGMVLSMSLIMAIGPQNAHVLRMGLQRQHLWLTVAVCALSDVVLISLGVLGLAQLGGLSDKLQGALVGAGMLFLSVYGWQAFQRFLRPGALPGAMGDAPTEAAGPVAKPVSRSRAVLSALAFSWLNPHAWLDTAVLIGSASLAYGQRSAVFGLGAAAGSVVWFFALGAAAFWLGRRLNSLRVWRALDGLVALMMWGTAGWLMMSLT, encoded by the coding sequence ATGTCCGCCCTGGCCTTCACACTGCCGCCCCTGCCCGCTTTTCTCTCGCCCGCCTTCACCGCCGGCATGGTGCTGAGTATGTCGCTGATCATGGCGATCGGCCCGCAAAACGCCCATGTGCTGCGCATGGGCCTGCAGCGCCAGCACCTGTGGCTTACCGTGGCGGTGTGCGCGCTGTCCGACGTGGTGCTGATCTCGCTGGGGGTGCTCGGTCTGGCCCAGCTCGGGGGCCTGTCCGACAAACTGCAGGGCGCCCTGGTGGGGGCCGGCATGCTGTTCCTCTCGGTGTACGGCTGGCAGGCGTTCCAGCGTTTTCTGCGCCCCGGCGCGCTGCCCGGCGCCATGGGCGACGCGCCCACTGAGGCCGCCGGCCCGGTGGCGAAGCCGGTCTCGCGCAGCCGGGCGGTGCTGTCGGCCCTGGCTTTTTCCTGGCTCAACCCGCACGCCTGGCTCGACACCGCCGTGTTGATCGGCTCGGCCTCCCTGGCCTATGGCCAGCGCAGCGCCGTGTTCGGCTTGGGCGCTGCGGCGGGCTCGGTGGTGTGGTTCTTCGCGCTGGGCGCGGCCGCGTTCTGGCTCGGCCGCCGGCTCAACTCGCTGCGGGTCTGGCGCGCGCTCGACGGCCTGGTCGCGCTCATGATGTGGGGCACGGCGGGCTGGCTCATGATGAGCCTGACCTAA